A window of the Panulirus ornatus isolate Po-2019 chromosome 65, ASM3632096v1, whole genome shotgun sequence genome harbors these coding sequences:
- the LOC139746618 gene encoding troponin T-like isoform X1, with protein sequence MKMSELDEQLAEYIAEWRKQRAKEEEELKKLKDKQAKRKVLRAEEEKKLTEQKRAEEDRKLREEAERKQKEQEEKRRRLEEAEKKRQAMMKGSSEGVKKFMRSGDKLSNIQAAKGELGKTREQLAEEKKIALSIRVKPLNVDGISSSGLRSKAEEMWNLIVKLETEKYDMEERMKRQDYDLKELKERQKQQLRHKAQKRGMDPEALTGKHPPKIQTASKFERRTDRRTYDDKKKLFEGGWDIVIKEDLEKMWKEKYEEFMSRTKSKLPKWFGERPGRKKGDPETPAGEEEEELEPPPPPEPEYEEEEEEEDEEEEEEEEEEEEEEEEEEE encoded by the exons ATGAAGATGTCTGAGCTGGACGAGCAGCTGGCTGAGTACATCGCCGAGTGGAGGAAGCAGagagccaaggaggaggaggaactgaagaAGCTCAAGGACAAGCAAgccaagaggaag GTCCTCCGagcagaggaagagaagaagctgACCGAGCAGAAGAGAGCGGAGGAAGACCGCAAGCTTCGCGAGGAGGCAGAGAGGAAGCAAAAGGaacaggaggagaagagaaggcgACTGGAGGAGGCTGAGAAGAAGCGTCAGGCCATGATGAAGGGATCCAGT GAAGGTGTTAAGAAGTTCATGAGGTCTGGCGACAAG CTCTCCAACATCCAGGCGGCCAAGGGCGAGTTGGGCAAGACCCGCGAGCAGCTGGCCGAGGAGAAGAAGATCGCCCTCTCCATCCGAGTCAAACCCCTCAATGTCGACGGCATCAGCTCTTCCGGCCTTCGCTCCAAGGCTGAGGAGATGTGGAACCTGATCGTCAAACTGGAGACTGAAAAGTATGACATGGAAGAGAGAATGAAGCGCCAGGACTACGAC TTGAAGGAGTTGAAAGAGCGGCAGAAGCAACAGCTGAGACATAAGGCTCAAAAACGAGGGATGGACCCGGA GGCGCTTACCGGCAAACACCCA CCCAAGATCCAGACTGCCTCCAAATTTGAGCGACGAACAGACAGGAGGACATACGATGACAAGAAGAAGCTGTTCGAGGGC GGATGGGATATTGTTATCAAGGAAGATTTGGAgaagatgtggaaagagaaatatgaagaaTTTATGTCACGGACAAAGT CCAAGTTGCCCAAGTGGTTCGGAGAGCGGCCAGGCAGGAAGAAGGGTGACCCCGAGACCCCAGCaggcgaagaagaagaggagttggaacctcctccaccaccagagcctgaatacgaagaggaggaagaggaagaagacgaggaggaggaagaggaagaagaggaagaggaggaggaggaggaggaagaggaggagtga
- the LOC139746618 gene encoding troponin T-like isoform X3: MKMSELDEQLAEYIAEWRKQRAKEEEELKKLKDKQAKRKVLRAEEEKKLTEQKRAEEDRKLREEAERKQKEQEEKRRRLEEAEKKRQAMMKGSSEGVKKFMRSGDKLSNIQAAKGELGKTREQLAEEKKIALSIRVKPLNVDGISSSGLRSKAEEMWNLIVKLETEKYDMEERMKRQDYDLKELKERQKQQLRQKALKRGLDAEALTGKHPPKIQTASKFERRTDRRTYDDKKKLFEGGWDIVIKEDLEKMWKEKYEEFMSRTKSKLPKWFGERPGRKKGDPETPAGEEEEELEPPPPPEPEYEEEEEEEDEEEEEEEEEEEEEEEEEEE, from the exons ATGAAGATGTCTGAGCTGGACGAGCAGCTGGCTGAGTACATCGCCGAGTGGAGGAAGCAGagagccaaggaggaggaggaactgaagaAGCTCAAGGACAAGCAAgccaagaggaag GTCCTCCGagcagaggaagagaagaagctgACCGAGCAGAAGAGAGCGGAGGAAGACCGCAAGCTTCGCGAGGAGGCAGAGAGGAAGCAAAAGGaacaggaggagaagagaaggcgACTGGAGGAGGCTGAGAAGAAGCGTCAGGCCATGATGAAGGGATCCAGT GAAGGTGTTAAGAAGTTCATGAGGTCTGGCGACAAG CTCTCCAACATCCAGGCGGCCAAGGGCGAGTTGGGCAAGACCCGCGAGCAGCTGGCCGAGGAGAAGAAGATCGCCCTCTCCATCCGAGTCAAACCCCTCAATGTCGACGGCATCAGCTCTTCCGGCCTTCGCTCCAAGGCTGAGGAGATGTGGAACCTGATCGTCAAACTGGAGACTGAAAAGTATGACATGGAAGAGAGAATGAAGCGCCAGGACTACGAC TTGAAGGAGTTGAAAGAACGGCAGAAGCAACAGCTCAGGCAAAAAGCCTTGAAGAGAGGCCTTGATGCTGA GGCGCTTACCGGCAAACACCCA CCCAAGATCCAGACTGCCTCCAAATTTGAGCGACGAACAGACAGGAGGACATACGATGACAAGAAGAAGCTGTTCGAGGGC GGATGGGATATTGTTATCAAGGAAGATTTGGAgaagatgtggaaagagaaatatgaagaaTTTATGTCACGGACAAAGT CCAAGTTGCCCAAGTGGTTCGGAGAGCGGCCAGGCAGGAAGAAGGGTGACCCCGAGACCCCAGCaggcgaagaagaagaggagttggaacctcctccaccaccagagcctgaatacgaagaggaggaagaggaagaagacgaggaggaggaagaggaagaagaggaagaggaggaggaggaggaggaagaggaggagtga
- the LOC139746618 gene encoding troponin T-like isoform X2 — translation MKMSELDEQLAEYIAEWRKQRAKEEEELKKLKDKQAKRKVLRAEEEKKLTEQKRAEEDRKLREEAERKQKEQEEKRRRLEEAEKKRQAMMKGSSEGVKKFMRSGDKLSNIQAAKGELGKTREQLAEEKKIALSIRVKPLNVDGISSSGLRSKAEEMWNLIVKLETEKYDMEERMKRQDYDLKELRERQKQQLRQKALKKGLDPEALTGKHPPKIQTASKFERRTDRRTYDDKKKLFEGGWDIVIKEDLEKMWKEKYEEFMSRTKSKLPKWFGERPGRKKGDPETPAGEEEEELEPPPPPEPEYEEEEEEEDEEEEEEEEEEEEEEEEEEE, via the exons ATGAAGATGTCTGAGCTGGACGAGCAGCTGGCTGAGTACATCGCCGAGTGGAGGAAGCAGagagccaaggaggaggaggaactgaagaAGCTCAAGGACAAGCAAgccaagaggaag GTCCTCCGagcagaggaagagaagaagctgACCGAGCAGAAGAGAGCGGAGGAAGACCGCAAGCTTCGCGAGGAGGCAGAGAGGAAGCAAAAGGaacaggaggagaagagaaggcgACTGGAGGAGGCTGAGAAGAAGCGTCAGGCCATGATGAAGGGATCCAGT GAAGGTGTTAAGAAGTTCATGAGGTCTGGCGACAAG CTCTCCAACATCCAGGCGGCCAAGGGCGAGTTGGGCAAGACCCGCGAGCAGCTGGCCGAGGAGAAGAAGATCGCCCTCTCCATCCGAGTCAAACCCCTCAATGTCGACGGCATCAGCTCTTCCGGCCTTCGCTCCAAGGCTGAGGAGATGTGGAACCTGATCGTCAAACTGGAGACTGAAAAGTATGACATGGAAGAGAGAATGAAGCGCCAGGACTACGAC CTCAAGGAACTCAGAGAACGACAGAAGCAACAACTTAGGCAAAAAGCCTTGAAGAAAGGCCTAGACCCCGA GGCGCTTACCGGCAAACACCCA CCCAAGATCCAGACTGCCTCCAAATTTGAGCGACGAACAGACAGGAGGACATACGATGACAAGAAGAAGCTGTTCGAGGGC GGATGGGATATTGTTATCAAGGAAGATTTGGAgaagatgtggaaagagaaatatgaagaaTTTATGTCACGGACAAAGT CCAAGTTGCCCAAGTGGTTCGGAGAGCGGCCAGGCAGGAAGAAGGGTGACCCCGAGACCCCAGCaggcgaagaagaagaggagttggaacctcctccaccaccagagcctgaatacgaagaggaggaagaggaagaagacgaggaggaggaagaggaagaagaggaagaggaggaggaggaggaggaagaggaggagtga